The proteins below are encoded in one region of Neodiprion virginianus isolate iyNeoVirg1 chromosome 7, iyNeoVirg1.1, whole genome shotgun sequence:
- the LOC124309262 gene encoding THO complex subunit 7 homolog isoform X1 has product MSDEEVIRRRLLIDGDGTGDDRRINVLLKSFLKWANTPDPDNTVHERMLSQLAQCEFAQKKSRLVANMSQEELKNYERMSKDIGIQIEEAKKEIEKTKVELQDAKRVRKNRIEYDVLAKVISEQPDRLETDVKLATLRKELGTLKEKSEQLEHKLEMRRKQFHVLISSIHSLQGMLDESDEEIMDVSLENYEDVDVCMSPKAAAW; this is encoded by the exons ATGTCAGATG AGGAAGTTATACGACGTCGTCTACTCATAGATGGAGATGGAACAGGCGATGATAGACGGATAAACGTTTTGTTGAAGTCGTTTTTAAAATGGGCAAATACTCCGGATCCGGACAATACTGTGCATGAAAGAATGCTGTCACAGCTAGCCCAGTGTGAATTCgcacaaaaaaaatctcgtcTCGTAGCAAATATGAGTCAAGAGGAGTTAAAGAATTATGAAAGGATGTCAAAGGATATTGGTATTCAAATTGAAGAGgctaaaaaagaaattgagaaaactAAGGTCGAGCTACAAGATGCTAAACGTGTTCGTAAAAATAGAATCGAGTATGACGTTCTTGCCAAAGTGATCAGCGAACAGCCTGATAGACTTGAAACAGATGTGAAGCTCGCCACTTTGCGTAAAGAGTTGGGAACCTTGAAG GAAAAATCTGAACAATTAGAGCATAAGCTAGAAATGCGAAGAAAACAGTTCCATGTGCTAATATCGTCGATTCATTCGCTACAAGGAATGTTGGACGAGTCTGATGAAGAAATAATGGACGTCAGTCTTGAGAATTACGAGGATGTGGATGTGTGTATGTCTCCAAAGGCTGCAGCCTGgtaa
- the LOC124309262 gene encoding THO complex subunit 7 homolog isoform X2: MSDEEVIRRRLLIDGDGTGDDRRINVLLKSFLKWANTPDPDNTVHERMLSQLAQCEFAQKKSRLVANMSQEELKNYERMSKDIGIQIEEAKKEIEKTKVELQDAKRVRKNRIEYDVLAKVISEQPDRLETDVKLATLRKELGTLKEKSEQLEHKLEMRRKQFHVLISSIHSLQGMLDESDEEIMDVSLENYEDVDVCMSPKAAA, from the exons ATGTCAGATG AGGAAGTTATACGACGTCGTCTACTCATAGATGGAGATGGAACAGGCGATGATAGACGGATAAACGTTTTGTTGAAGTCGTTTTTAAAATGGGCAAATACTCCGGATCCGGACAATACTGTGCATGAAAGAATGCTGTCACAGCTAGCCCAGTGTGAATTCgcacaaaaaaaatctcgtcTCGTAGCAAATATGAGTCAAGAGGAGTTAAAGAATTATGAAAGGATGTCAAAGGATATTGGTATTCAAATTGAAGAGgctaaaaaagaaattgagaaaactAAGGTCGAGCTACAAGATGCTAAACGTGTTCGTAAAAATAGAATCGAGTATGACGTTCTTGCCAAAGTGATCAGCGAACAGCCTGATAGACTTGAAACAGATGTGAAGCTCGCCACTTTGCGTAAAGAGTTGGGAACCTTGAAG GAAAAATCTGAACAATTAGAGCATAAGCTAGAAATGCGAAGAAAACAGTTCCATGTGCTAATATCGTCGATTCATTCGCTACAAGGAATGTTGGACGAGTCTGATGAAGAAATAATGGACGTCAGTCTTGAGAATTACGAGGATGTGGATGTGTGTATGTCTCCAAAGGCTGCAGCCTG A